One genomic segment of Macrobrachium rosenbergii isolate ZJJX-2024 chromosome 40, ASM4041242v1, whole genome shotgun sequence includes these proteins:
- the LOC136826367 gene encoding uncharacterized protein, with amino-acid sequence MVSTGVVVCAAVVMVSTGVVVCAPVVVSTGVVICPPVVVDTGVVCAAVVVVSTGVFVCPPVVVSSVVVVCPPVVVSTGVVVCAAVVVVSTGVVVCPPVVSSTAVVVCPPVVVSTGVVCAAVVVVSTGVVVCPPVVVSTGVVLCPPVVVSTGVVCAAVVVVSTWVVVCSPFVVSTGVVVCAAVVVNTGVVVCAAVLVSTGVVVCPPVVVSTGVVVCAAVVVVSKGVVVCAAVFVVSTGVVVCPPVLEGTGVVVCAAVVVVSTGVVVCPSFVVSTGVVVCPPVVVSTGVVCATLVVDSAGVIVCPPVVVDTGVVVCAAIVMVSTGVVVCPLVVVSTRVVVCPPVVVITGVVCLPVMVSTGVVVCPPVVVTTGVVVCAAVVVNTGVVVCAAVLVSTGVVVCPPVVVVYPPVVVSTGVVVCAAVVVVSKGVVVCAAVFVVSTGVVVCPPVLEGTGVVVCAAAVVVSTGVVVCPSVVVSTGVVVCPPVVVSTGVVVCATLVLDSTGVIVSPPVVVDTGVVVCAAIVVVSTGVVVCPLVVVSTRVVVCPPVVVSTGVVVCAAVVVVSTGVVVCPPVVVSTGVVCPPVVVSTGVVCPPVVVSTGVVCPPVVVSTGVIVCAAVVVVSTEVVVCAPVVVSTGVVICPPVVVSTGVVVCPPVVVSTGVVVCAAVVVVNTGVVVCSPVVVSAGVVVCVAVVMVSTGVVVCDSFVLVCTGVVVCPPAVVSTVVVVCAAVVLVSTGVVDCSPVVVSTGVFVCPPVVVSTGVVVCATVVMVGTGVVVCAVVVMVSTGVVVCPPVVVSTGVVVCPPIVVNTEVVVCPPVVVSTGVVVCAAVVVVSTGVVVCAAVS; translated from the coding sequence ATGGTTAGTACTGGGGTTGTTGTTTGTGCTGCAGTTGTCATGGTTAGTACTGGGGTTGTCGTTTGTGCTCCAGTTGTGGTTAGTACTGGGGTTGTCATTTGTCCTCCAGTTGTGGTTGACACTGGGGTTGTTTGTGCTGCAGTTGTCGTGGTTAGTACTGGGGTATTCGTTTGTCCTCCAGTTGTGGTTAGTTCTGTGGTTGTTGTTTGTCCTCCAGTTGTGGTTAGTACTGGTGTTGTTGTTTGTGCTGCAGTTGTCGTGGTTAGTACTGGGGTTGTCGTTTGTCCTCCAGTTGTGTCTAGTACTGCGGTTGTTGTTTGTCCTCCAGTTGTGGTTAGTACTGGGGTTGTTTGTGCTGCAGTTGTCGTGGTTAGTACTGGGGTTGTTGTTTGTCCTCCAGTTGTGGTTAGTACTGGGGTTGTTCTTTGTCCTCCAGTTGTGGTTAGTACTGGTGTTGTTTGTGCTGCAGTTGTCGTGGTTAGTACTTGGGTTGTAGTTTGTTCTCCATTTGTGGTTAGTACTGGGGTTGTTGTTTGTGCTGCAGTTGTGGTTAATACTGGGGTCGTTGTTTGTGCTGCAGTTTTGGTAAGTACTGGGGTTGTTGTTTGTCCTCCAGTTGTGGTTAGTACTGGGGTTGTTGTTTGTGCTGCAGTTGTCGTGGTAAGTAAGGGGGTTGTTGTTTGTGCTGCAGTTTTCGTGGTTAGTACTGGGGTTGTCGTTTGTCCTCCAGTTCTGGAAGGTACTGGGGTTGTTGTTTGCGCTGCAGTTGTCGTGGTTAGTACTGGGGTTGTTGTTTGTCCTTCATTTGTGGTTAGTACTGGGGTTGTTGTTTGTCCTCCAGTTGTGGTTAGTACTGGGGTTGTTTGTGCTACACTTGTCGTGGATAGTGCTGGGGTTATTGTTTGTCCTCCAGTTGTGGTAGATACTGGGGTTGTTGTTTGTGCTGCAATTGTCATGGTTAGTACTGGGGTTGTCGTTTGTCCTCTAGTTGTGGTTAGTACTAGGGTTGTTGTTTGTCCTCCAGTTGTGGTTATTACTGGGGTTGTTTGTCTTCCAGTTATGGTTAGTACTGGGGTTGTTGTTTGTCCTCCAGTTGTGGTTACTACTGGGGTTGTTGTTTGTGCTGCAGTTGTGGTTAATACTGGGGTTGTTGTTTGTGCTGCAGTTTTGGTAAGTACTGGGGTTGTTGTTTGTCCTCCAGTTGTGGTTGTTTATCCTCCAGTTGTGGTTAGTACTGGGGTTGTTGTTTGTGCTGCAGTTGTCGTGGTAAGTAAGGGGGTTGTTGTTTGTGCTGCAGTTTTCGTGGTTAGTACTGGGGTTGTCGTTTGTCCTCCAGTTCTGGAAGGTACTGGGGTTGTTGTTTGCGCTGCAGCTGTCGTGGTTAGTACTGGGGTTGTTGTTTGTCCTTCAGTTGTGGTTAGTACTGGGGTTGTTGTTTGTCCTCCAGTTGTGGTTAGTACTGGGGTTGTTGTTTGTGCTACACTTGTCTTGGATAGTACTGGGGTTATTGTTTCTCCTCCAGTTGTGGTAGATACTGGGGTTGTTGTTTGTGCTGCAATTGTCGTGGTTAGTACTGGGGTTGTCGTTTGTCCTCTAGTTGTGGTTAGTACTAGGGTTGTTGTTTGTCCTCCAGTTGTGGTTAGTACTGGTGTTGTTGTTTGTGCTGCAGTTGTCGTGGTTAGTACTGGGGTTGTCGTTTGTCCTCCAGTTGTGGTTAGTACTGGGGTTGTTTGTCCTCCAGTTGTGGTTAGTACTGGGGTTGTTTGTCCTCCAGTTGTGGTTAGTACTGGGGTTGTTTGTCCTCCAGTTGTGGTTAGTACTGGGGTCATTGTTTGTGCTGCAGTTGTCGTGGTTAGTACTGAGGTTGTCGTTTGTGCTCCAGTTGTGGTTAGTACTGGGGTTGTCATTTGTCCTCCAGTTGTGGTTAGTACTGGGGTTGTTGTTTGTCCTCCAGTTGTGGTTAGTACTGGGGTTGTTGTTTGTGCTGCAGTTGTCGTGGTTAATACTGGGGTTGTTGTTTGTTCTCCAGTTGTTGTTAGTGCTGgggttgttgtttgtgttgcagttGTCATGGTTAGTACTGGGGTTGTTGTTTGTGATTCATTTGTCTTGGTTTGTACTGGGGTTGTCGTTTGTCCTCCAGCTGTGGTAAGTACTGTGGTTGTTGTTTGTGCTGCAGTTGTCCTGGTTAGTACTGGGGTTGTTGATTGTTCTCCAGTTGTAGTTAGTACTGGGGTTTTCGTTTGTCCTCCAGTTGTGGTTAGTACTGGGGTTGTTGTTTGTGCTACAGTTGTCATGGTTGGTACTGGGGTTGTTGTTTGTGCTGTAGTTGTCATGGTTAGTACTGGGGTTGTTGTTTGTCCTCCAGTTGTGGTTAGTACTGGTGTTGTTGTTTGTCCTCCAATTGTGGTTAATACTGAGGTTGTTGTTTGTCCTCCAGTTGTGGTTAGTACTGGGGTTGTTGTTTGTGCTGCAGTTGTCGTGGTTAGTACTGGGGTTGTTGTTTGTGCTGCAGTTAGTTAA